The Sagittula sp. P11 genome window below encodes:
- a CDS encoding helix-turn-helix domain-containing protein: MPAPFNKEQLFCPTETALGIIGGKWKGMILWCLSRRTMRFGELHRAMPDITQRMLTKQLRDLEAFRIIDRKVYPEVPPKVEYSLSAHGLALKPILDDLELWSRDYLETNIKPEAGR; encoded by the coding sequence ATGCCGGCCCCCTTCAACAAGGAACAGTTGTTCTGCCCGACGGAAACCGCCTTGGGCATCATCGGCGGAAAGTGGAAGGGGATGATCCTTTGGTGCCTGTCCCGACGCACCATGCGGTTCGGAGAACTGCATCGTGCCATGCCCGACATCACGCAGCGCATGCTGACCAAGCAGTTGCGTGACCTTGAGGCCTTCAGGATCATCGACCGCAAGGTCTATCCCGAGGTGCCGCCCAAGGTCGAATACTCGCTGAGTGCGCACGGCCTGGCGCTCAAGCCGATCCTTGATGATCTCGAACTCTGGTCGAGGGACTATCTGGAAACGAATATCAAGCCCGAGGCCGGGCGGTAG
- a CDS encoding DHCW motif cupin fold protein, with translation MKLPEMPFSVTDWSKVDPVDYPGETGIATWRTFEAGDLRVRMVEYSPGYLADHWCDRGHVFLVLEGSLVSELKDGRRTTMTAGMSYQVSDFGDSPHRSSSETGAKLFIVD, from the coding sequence ATGAAGTTGCCTGAAATGCCCTTCTCCGTGACGGACTGGTCAAAAGTGGATCCTGTCGACTATCCGGGCGAAACCGGCATCGCGACCTGGCGGACGTTTGAAGCAGGCGACCTGCGGGTCCGCATGGTCGAATACTCGCCCGGATACCTGGCTGACCACTGGTGTGATCGCGGCCACGTTTTTCTGGTTCTGGAGGGCTCCCTCGTCTCAGAACTGAAGGACGGCCGCCGCACCACCATGACCGCCGGGATGAGCTATCAGGTTTCCGATTTCGGAGACTCCCCGCACCGATCATCATCGGAAACAGGCGCGAAGCTTTTCATCGTCGACTGA